From Eptesicus fuscus isolate TK198812 chromosome 22, DD_ASM_mEF_20220401, whole genome shotgun sequence, a single genomic window includes:
- the LOC129147863 gene encoding histone H3 isoform X1, with protein MVESRIAMARTKQTARKSTGGKAPRKQLATKAARKSAPATGGVKKPHRYRPGTVALREIRRYQKSTELLIRKLPFQRLVREIAQDFKTDLRFQSSAVMALQEASEAYLVGLFEDTNLCAIHAKRVTIMPKDIQLARRIRGERA; from the exons ATG GTCGAATCTCGCATCGCCATGGCCCGTACGAAGCAGACCGCCCGGAAGTCGACCGGTGGCAAGGCTCCGCGCAAGCAGCTGGCCACCAAGGCGGCCCGCAAGAGCGCGCCCGCCACGGGCGGCGTGAAGAAGCCGCACCGCTACCGCCCGGGCACCGTGGCCCTGCGCGAGATCCGGCGCTACCAGAAGTCCACGGAGCTGCTGATCCGCAAGCTGCCCTTCCAGCGCCTGGTGCGCGAGATCGCGCAGGACTTCAAGACCGACCTGCGCTTCCAGAGCTCGGCCGTGATGGCGCTGCAGGAGGCGAGCGAGGCCTACCTGGTGGGGCTGTTCGAGGACACCAACCTGTGCGCCATCCACGCCAAGCGCGTCACCATCATGCCCAAGGACATCCAGCTGGCCCGCCGCAtccgcggggagcgggcctaa
- the LOC103298949 gene encoding histone H4 has protein sequence MSGRGKGGKGLGKGGAKRHRKVLRDNIQGITKPAIRRLARRGGVKRISGLIYEETRGVLKVFLENVIRDAVTYTEHAKRKTVTAMDVVYALKRQGRTLYGFGG, from the coding sequence ATGTCTGGGAGAGGCAAGGGCGGTAAAGGCTTAGGCAAAGGTGGCGCCAAGCGGCACCGCAAAGTCCTGCGAGATAACATCCAGGGCATCACCAAGCCCGCCATCCGGCGTCTGGCTCGGCGTGGGGGCGTCAAGCGGATCTCGGGTCTTATTTACGAAGAAACTCGGGGTGTGCTGAAGGTGTTCCTGGAGAACGTCATCCGGGACGCCGTCACCTACACGGAGCACGCCAAGCGCAAGACGGTCACGGCCATGGACGTGGTGTACGCCCTGAAGCGGCAGGGCCGCACCCTGTACGGCTTCGGCGGTTAG
- the LOC129147863 gene encoding histone H3 isoform X2 — translation MARTKQTARKSTGGKAPRKQLATKAARKSAPATGGVKKPHRYRPGTVALREIRRYQKSTELLIRKLPFQRLVREIAQDFKTDLRFQSSAVMALQEASEAYLVGLFEDTNLCAIHAKRVTIMPKDIQLARRIRGERA, via the coding sequence ATGGCCCGTACGAAGCAGACCGCCCGGAAGTCGACCGGTGGCAAGGCTCCGCGCAAGCAGCTGGCCACCAAGGCGGCCCGCAAGAGCGCGCCCGCCACGGGCGGCGTGAAGAAGCCGCACCGCTACCGCCCGGGCACCGTGGCCCTGCGCGAGATCCGGCGCTACCAGAAGTCCACGGAGCTGCTGATCCGCAAGCTGCCCTTCCAGCGCCTGGTGCGCGAGATCGCGCAGGACTTCAAGACCGACCTGCGCTTCCAGAGCTCGGCCGTGATGGCGCTGCAGGAGGCGAGCGAGGCCTACCTGGTGGGGCTGTTCGAGGACACCAACCTGTGCGCCATCCACGCCAAGCGCGTCACCATCATGCCCAAGGACATCCAGCTGGCCCGCCGCAtccgcggggagcgggcctaa
- the LOC129147866 gene encoding histone H2A type 2-A: MSGRGKQGGKARAKAKSRSSRAGLQFPVGRVHRLLRKGNYAERVGAGAPVYMAAVLEYLTAEILELAGNAARDNKKTRIIPRHLQLAIRNDEELNKLLGKVTIAQGGVLPNIQAVLLPKKTESHHKAKGK, translated from the coding sequence ATGTCTGGTCGTGGCAAACAAGGAGGCAAGGCCCGCGCTAAGGCCAAGTCCCGCTCGTCCCGCGCTGGCCTCCAGTTCCCGGTGGGGCGTGTGCACCGTCTCCTGCGCAAAGGCAACTACGCCGAGCGGGTGGGGGCCGGCGCGCCGGTGTACATGGCGGCGGTGCTGGAGTACCTGACCGCTGAGATCCTGGAGCTGGCGGGCAACGCGGCCCGAGACAACAAGAAGACGCGCATCATCCCTCGTCACTTGCAGCTGGCCATCCGCAACGACGAGGAGCTGAACAAGCTGCTGGGCAAGGTCACCATCGCCCAGGGCGGCGTTTTGCCCAACATCCAGGCCGTGCTGCTCCCCAAGAAGACGGAGAGCCACCACAAGGCAAAGGGCAAGTGA
- the LOC129147868 gene encoding histone H2B type 2-E — protein sequence MPEPAKSAPAPKKGSKKAVTKAQKKDGKKRKRSRKESYSIYVYKVLKQVHPDTGISSKAMGIMNSFVNDIFERIAGEASRLAHYNKRSTITSREIQTAVRLLLPGELAKHAVSEGTKAVTKYTSSK from the coding sequence ATGCCTGAGCCGGCCAAGTCCGCTCCCGCGCCCAAGAAGGGCTCGAAGAAAGCGGTCACTAAGGCCCAGAAGAAGGATGGCAAGAAGCGCAAGCGCAGCCGCAAGGAGAGCTATTCCATCTACGTGTACAAGGTGCTCAAGCAGGTACACCCCGACACCGGCATCTCGTCCAAGGCCATGGGCATCATGAACTCCTTCGTCAACGACATCTTCGAGCGCATCGCCGGCGAGGCGTCGCGCCTGGCGCATTACAACAAGCGCTCCACCATCACGTCCCGGGAGATCCAGACGGCCGTGCGCCTGCTGCTGCCCGGCGAGCTGGCCAAGCACGCCGTGTCCGAGGGCACCAAGGCCGTCACCAAGTACACCAGCTCCAAGTGA